AATGGGAACCATGGCTCCTCACTGCAAGAATAAGACATGGTGAGCCTCTTCATCTCTTTCATGCATCACAGTTCCCTGTGATGTTTGAACCTGGGGATTTGTGGTgtttttaaactatggtttgagaaCATAATCAGGACCTGAAACCATTTGGCTTGTGCTCACTAACTACAGTTTAAATAAACAGCAGATCCCTGAGTTCAGTCATCCCAGTGTACTGCACTTAGCTTAATATAGAAAGTGGAAGCTTCCCACCTCCTTCTTTGGCAcccaagaggagaggagaggagagtgtGCCAGCCTGGAGCTTATCATCACTGCTTATTTTCACAGCAGGAAACTCTGGTTTCTTGTTATGAATGTAAGTTCGAATGAACCAACATGAAATGCAGTATCTGGTGGCTACAAATAAACCTCATTGCTTTTTATTTAAAGGAATGATGGTAAATTAATGTAATCTTTCAGTTTCCTTTACTCCATGAAATGGATTAATCCCTaaagtgctgatactaacatttaaagccctaaacggcttggggccaggctatctgaaggaatgcctcctcccgtatgtacctgcctggaccctaaggtcatcctcaggggtccttctctgtgagcccctgccaaaggaagtgaggcaggtggctaccaggaggagggccttctctgttgtggcaccccggctgtggaatgagcttcttaaggaggttcgcttggcacctacattatatgcttttagacgccaggtgaagacctttttattctcccagcattttaacagtctatagataaattttaacttggtgctttaaatttgtaattttgcattgctgctgtttttatctggttgagcttttatattgtattttatattatggttttatactgttgttttatactttgaatgtttttaatttttgtgaaccgcccagagagctctggctattgggcagtatagaaatgtaataaataaataaataaaatttctgatGGGCTCCTGAGTCCTGGACTCAGTGTGCAATATTTGCTACAGGGGAAATGGATGCAGTTCCAAGATGATGCTTGAGGCCCAAGGCGCAAGGTAACTCTCTCCCCTCAGAGACAATGACATGGTGATGGTCTCAAAATTTCAGATGCAGATCAATACTATCCAGGACATGGTGATAATTTTACTGACCATTCCATGAAAACCTGAGCACAATCCAAGTTTCTCATTGACAGATTTTTCACAGATGTTATAACGGAGCTGAATTGTTTaaattcaaatgcatttttgaTTGCTTAAAAAATTCTGGTCCCATTGTTATATTGTGttttgcttcggctattgggcggtataaaaaagtaataatgtaataaataaaataaaatctaatacAATCACTGAATTGTTTTGACATGTTGACTGTCAGATTTCCAACATCCTGACATTTCCTGATGCAAGCTTGGTGTTGTATTGGCAATGCCAGATGAAGGCTGTGCTACTCGAAAGGAAAGTGGAAAAATGTATTGATTTTCACAAGTCCCCCCACACCAAAATACCTTCTCTAATTTTAAAACCAGCATTGGCTTTCCTTCTCCCTACACAGCTCACAGGCAATTTCTATGCAGCCTGACAGATGTATGTGAATATTTCTGCCCCAGAGTAATCTTGTCTTTATCGAATACGATAACACTGAGTAGAGCAGGAACCAATTGATGGTTCCATCATAACGATAGAGCATAAAGGTAGAGTAATTTACCTGGGCTCCATTACTGTTAACTCTTGAATTTGGGAGGGcctgccccagccccagccctccactctttgcctatttatttatttattgcatttttatactgcccaatagccaaagctctctgggcagtttacattgtGATGTTGGAGATGGTTGTTGGCTGGATAGGAAAACAAATGAAATGAGAAGTGGTTGGAAAGGCTTGCAAAATGACTTGCTCTTCACTTTAGTTTCTCTTGTGTGATGTGGCAAAGGAAGAAATCAGTTGGGGCACCAGGCCAGGAGATGCCACACAATCTGTAAAGTAGGTGTTGCTGGCAGTGGGCAGAGGAGCCTATAAAATGTGAACTCTAACATTAGCCTTAGCACACTGGTATATTTATAAAGTAGCGGTAGGCATCtcggtgccatccagatgtgttgcactacaacttccACGATCTCTGTTCATGCTGGgttaggctgatgggagttgtagtccaacacatctggaggccaccacattGTCTGCCCCTATTGTAAGGGATGGCTTATGCATAGGAGGCCATCTGGGACCCAATGGGAGCAAGCACTTTGGTCTGAGAACATCTAGGTGTGTCACTGAAATTCTACTGCACTGACCTGTTTATCAGAACTTATCCATTTAGATCCAATCTGTTAATTGACTAATTCATTGGTTACAATATTGAAATCTTACAAAGGAGCAAAATCAGACCTGCATTCTTGACCAGCATGTGCTCTGTGACTGTCAAGCTTCCATCATGGGGCTCGGGCGTGATCTCCAGCAGTTTGCAAAGGAGGGCGTAAACATTCACGCTTTCAAAAGGCTCCACCTCCAGCCCTCTCCTGAAGTCTGGCCCCTCAGCTCGGAAGATGGTCTTCATGTTCGTAGAATTGTTGTCAAAGCCATGCTCCCCTTTATTGATCTGCACTTTGATGTACTgaaagggaaggagagggcaTCAGCTATCACACACTTGGCCTTGATACCCACCCTTTCCAGTAAGCCACAAAGCAAAGATGTAACACAGTTTTCATCTGTTGTATAGCACAGCTTTTGTATCAGAATGCACTGAattaaatatctctctctctctctctctctctctctctctctctctctctctcacacacacacacacacacacacacacacacacacacacactttctactaAGATGCAGctctttcaaaaaaaattatACCCGTTGCAACTGGTTTCTTCTAACAAGTTTTTAAAGTgccacgataccagaaatggtgaggtggcgctatcaaaatgctttaaataaataaataaatacataaagtttTTTAAACGATGTATATATAcacattaaagctgcaatcccatacccaCTAACCTGGGAGCGAACCcaactgaattcaatggcacttacttctgagtagacatgtacaggcttACACTTTAACAATACAATGTAATTGGTTTAGATAGAGTTCcccattttgaaatgcatttttccTAAACAAGCATGCATCGTAAGTGGTTGTTGCAACAAAATGTGTGGGAACGGAATAACTAGGCTTCTACACCATAGTAGCATAATCTAAAAGCCTTAGTGGTTCAACCCAGGTGCCCTGCAGATGAGAGACAGATCTTATTTCAAGACAGGCAAAGTGATGATCAGTAGGGTCAGAATGGAAGTTCTAGGGCCACATCCTCAGCCCCACTGACTTGTGCTGCTCAAGGCAGAAGCGGAAGGGGTGGTTTTGCTGGCCTTTCCCTTTttacaacctccccccccccaaatgcaatgGACATCAGCTACACCAGCTTCATGGACGAATGGAATGGCTTTGAGTCCAGCAGTTCCaaagtttttgtaaaccgcccagagagcttcggctatggggcggtatctaaaataaataaataaataaataaataaataaataaataaataaataaataaagctggctccaccccaccctaccccatccCTGCAATGCCCCATTTCAGGGCCCTGCACTTATTAGCACTGGCAGAGACACCACCAGCAGTACCTTTCTACCTGCACAGCTTTCCATGGGTTCAGTGGGGCCTCCAGTGCTGACCCACTGCCCAGCCAGCAGAGCAGTAACCTCCACCATATCATACTTGTAACACCCTCCAGTAGATAACACAAGTCGGCTGAGGTTGCAttataaggctgcagtcctaaacacgcTTCCATTGAAGACAGTGTGccttataggattgtgctgtaaggctggaatcctatacacacttatttggaagtgGCATCTTTGGACAAAGCAGAGCTTGCTTCAGAGTAAACATAGCCACCACAAGGGAATGGGGTGTGAAAGgtgcagcatttttttaaagtgttgcccttagaagtgggcagggtgggggggaggaggatgcCAACTGGGATCTACTTCAAGCAGCGAAATGTTTTGGGCTATATATGCTCCTCTGTTCCCCTTCTTTGCCCTCCGAAAGCATGTgtttcttctgtttctcctgCAAAGAAGTGAAGGCATAGTAAGGAAAGAGTGTCCATTTAGAGAGTAGGACACAGCATACCCCATGAATCACGTATCCAGGGTCGCCGTACAGTACAAGGGGTGTGATGCGAGTGTTGTTGGCATAGTGGAATCTCCCAGGGAATTCCTCCTTCTTGTAGACGTGGAGGTTGGGGTGAGCATTGACCAGGGCTTCATAAACTTGTTCTAATTTCCCTGGCTTGGGCAATAGCAGTCCCTGTGGTCCATAATCTACCAGCTGAAACTGAATATCCCGGAAAGAGAAATTTGCCACTTTGGCAAGGTGAATTTCATCCTTTTTGATGACCGTTTCCATGCCGTGATCCGATGTGACGACCAAGTTGAGTCTTGGGGACAGGCCAGTCTGATTGATGCGTTGTCTCAAGTAGCCCACTGTCCGATCCACCTGCCTGACCATGTCCTTCCGCTCCTGGGATTCTGGGCCAAATTTGTGTCCAGTGGAGTCGGGCTCTCCGAAGTAAAGGGCAACAAAGTCGAGATCATCCTCGCTGAGCCACTTCATCACTGTGTCAACGTTCTGCCTCCACTCGGTCTCATTGTCATACTTGTGAAAGAGTTTCTCCACCTTCTTAACTTCAACCTGTTCTCCTTGGTAGGTGGCATTCCCCCCAGGGAAAAAGAGGGAGGCTGTCTTCAGACCCTAGGATGAGAAATCATAGTAGGATGAAATATTAAGACATGGGTGCATCTCTGTGGGCATATCATGGAAGCACAGGTTCTGGTCTCAGGAGCACCTTAACTCTCTAGCCCTCACTGAGAAAGCAGGTtcaggtattatgggagagggagaaaaatgtctggtatagaaattattattattattattattattattattattattattattattattattattattattattattgctcttgGGGCACCTTTTTGGTGAAAGCAAATGTATCTCCTGCCCCTACTCCAGACACTTGGTGGCTTGGCCTCTACTGAGAGTGAGATCATGGGAAGGCATTTATGTATCATGGTGTGTctcactgggcacagtgctcacaAAAATATATTGTGATTCTTCCAAGTTTTCTTGCAGTGTATGGGGCTTCTTTCTTCTATGTGTGTCATTTAAAGTTCCATTCTTGACATCAGTCACTTGGTCATGCTGTTGCATAATAGAGGCCAAGTATAGAAACCTAGTCCCTTTTTGGAAGGCCCATCCAGAAAGACATTTTGGGCATCTTTATCCAATTCTACCAGTGACTagatgactcccccccccaatactttATAACAGCTTATCCAACTTATTTTCAAATTTGAGTTTTAGAAGAACCTGGGACATTACAAatactgtatatattttgcaGCACTGCTGGCAAGGATGCTTGAGTTCCATTCCTGGCCTTACCACTTTTACTTACCTACATTTCCAGTTAAAATGGGAGTAATATAGAACAAGATGTGAAGCCGAGTCCTTGAGAATGTGGAGTGCAAAAGGAGGGCCACTTTTTATGGTTCTCCagctcttggaattgttgtgggtttaTGGCTCACCTGCCTTTGAGCTGTGATCCAGATAGGGAGGCTGCCATTGTCCCACCAGTCAGACCTCCCCTGGGTGTTGTAATAAGGAAGCTTCTGTCCGGTGGTGGTGTTGAACCACATGTTGTGGATGACCCCGTGGTTTTCAATGTACCTCCCTGGCAGGAGAGAGATGAGCTTGGAATTAGATACAAGTTGTGTCTGCTAGTGGGAATAGCTGGGTGCTTATCCTTTTGCCTTACCAGTTGGGCACTGGAAGACCACCCCAGGCACCAGTAAGCCAGATTCCTTTCCTACCCTGCCTTGAAGTAGACagcagcaggcaaaaacttccaGAGACCTCAGCCACAGAGCATTCAAGGCCTGAGAAACTatagcacagccttctccaacttgattttttttttgagcGGGGAGGGAACCACAGAGTACAGAGAGGGGAAGGCTAGCTCTTCTTTTCCCATcatcacctgccctccccctccacaaaaaTACCCCAATGTAgaaattttactttttaaaagcctgcatcTGCACCAacagaggcttttaaaaatacaattaaaaataattgtaactcaaagaagtgggggggggagatggggagatTATGGACTGGCATAGAAGACCTTGCCATCCATATTTGGTCTATGGACCAGAGTTTCCCCATTGCTAGGAACCAAGGAAGTTTCCTTCATACAGAGGTCAGACCCttcgtccatctagtccagtattgtcaacactgactggcagcagctctctggggtttcggGCAAGATTCTCTCCTGGC
This window of the Elgaria multicarinata webbii isolate HBS135686 ecotype San Diego chromosome 3, rElgMul1.1.pri, whole genome shotgun sequence genome carries:
- the ENPP7 gene encoding ectonucleotide pyrophosphatase/phosphodiesterase family member 7 produces the protein MFALLGSVATLLALGACAPLQGASHHSKLLLVSFDGFRWNYDQDVDTPNLDAMARDGVKAQYMIPPFVTQTSPCHFTLLTGRYIENHGVIHNMWFNTTTGQKLPYYNTQGRSDWWDNGSLPIWITAQRQGLKTASLFFPGGNATYQGEQVEVKKVEKLFHKYDNETEWRQNVDTVMKWLSEDDLDFVALYFGEPDSTGHKFGPESQERKDMVRQVDRTVGYLRQRINQTGLSPRLNLVVTSDHGMETVIKKDEIHLAKVANFSFRDIQFQLVDYGPQGLLLPKPGKLEQVYEALVNAHPNLHVYKKEEFPGRFHYANNTRITPLVLYGDPGYVIHGYIKVQINKGEHGFDNNSTNMKTIFRAEGPDFRRGLEVEPFESVNVYALLCKLLEITPEPHDGSLTVTEHMLVKNAGTRLNSPLATWNLALVLGLDSGIYVNGSST